A single Brassica rapa cultivar Chiifu-401-42 chromosome A04, CAAS_Brap_v3.01, whole genome shotgun sequence DNA region contains:
- the LOC103865382 gene encoding LOW QUALITY PROTEIN: uncharacterized protein LOC103865382 (The sequence of the model RefSeq protein was modified relative to this genomic sequence to represent the inferred CDS: deleted 1 base in 1 codon) produces the protein MCNNISGTLTLPSSDKECQQVLEDHNVPSSGTKEAGHTGRRKTENPSLQRSLDAITSSLNYIGTAVEEGITSVENRTAGIIQETRKKIKKKPSLQNPEIQADLEIQLKVSRDVAMAMAAKAKLLLRELKMVKSDLAFAKQRCAQLEEENKVLRENHNGDNTQTDNDDLVRLQLETLLAEKARLAHENSIYTRENFCLRGVVEYHQLTMQDVVHFDEKTEEVTEVYPVNVTSVSSSSSSNPQVLEFK, from the exons ATGTGCAACAATATCAGTGGAACACTGACCTTGCCTTCATCAG ACAAAGAATGTCAACAAGTTTTGGAGGACCACAACGTTCCTTCTTCAGGAACTAAG GAAGCTGGTCATACCGGTAGGAGGAAAACAGAGAACCCTTCGTTACAGAGAAGCTTAGATGCCATCACTTCTTCCCTAAACTACATTGGCACTGCTGTTGAG GAGGGCATTACAAGTGTGGAGAATCGTACTGCTGGCATCATTCAAGAAACACGtaaaaagattaagaaaaagcCTAGTCTTCAGAACCCTGAGATTCAAGCTGATTTGGAGATTCAGCTAAAGGTTTCTCGCGAC GTTGCAATGGCAATGGCTGCAAAGGCAAAGCTTCTTCTTAGGGAGCTGAAGATGGTGAAATCCGATCTAGCCTTCGCAAAGCAACGATGCGCTCAG cttgaagaagaaaacaaggTTCTGAGAGAGAATCATAACGGCGACAACACCCAAACGGATAACGATGATCTG GTGCGACTTCAACTTGAGACGCTATTAGCTGAGAAGGCTCGGTTAGCTCACGAGAACTCGATATACACACGCGAAAATTTCTGTCTGAGAGGAGTAGTCGAATACCACCAGTTAACGATGCAAGATGTAGTCCATTTTGATGAGAAGACTGAAGAAGTAACTGAGGTTTATCCTGTTAATGTCACTTcagtgtcttcttcttcttcatcaaacCCACAAGTCTTGGAGTTCAAGTGA
- the LOC103865045 gene encoding uncharacterized protein LOC103865045, whose product MSELLPPPPPPPKRASSSSGFADPALAFPEFAAKQCVLEKVQEEEGEGEDSSYGKGSFDLSSRFSSPSVSRNDYDYVDTPTKAPSFKRPPSGLRASSSSGFRHEQETDRSLNSGSFVERIGEEDEKRDWSGCFRKCCACTCMFLSIVLIIVLLTGLSVNSSLHSKLPQVYVTNLKFSRLDLANTTTDLLLNANVKTVLELSNKNDQPTLYYSPMKASVSSENINLGQKKLLGFTQSPGNVTYLNIATRIRKSKVYDVDVTLLRNKEKNHEAVVKVLVSGKLGFDWLGFRVRLPVVIACEDVKQSDVINGLKPMCDVRIFSQ is encoded by the coding sequence ATGTCGgagcttcttcctcctcctcctcccccaCCGAAgagggcttcttcttcttcaggatTCGCTGATCCCGCATTAGCCTTCCCTGAGTTTGCAGCAAAGCAATGCGTGCTCGAGAAAGTtcaagaggaagaaggagaggGGGAAGACAGCAGCTACGGGAAAGGTTCTTTCGACCTAAGCTCTAGATTCTCAAGCCCTTCCGTCTCTCGAAACGATTATGATTACGTTGATACCCCTACAAAGGCTCCATCCTTCAAGCGGCCTCCTTCAGGTTTGAGGGCCTCGTCGTCGTCTGGTTTCAGACATGAACAAGAGACAGACCGCAGTTTAAACTCAGGTTCCTTTGTGGAACGTATTGGTGAAGAGGATGAGAAGAGAGATTGGTCTGGCTGTTTCAGAAAATGTTGTGCATGCACGTGCATGTTCCTTTCCATCGTACTTATAATCGTCTTGTTGACGGGTTTGTCTGTGAACTCTTCACTCCATTCAAAACTGCCTCAGGTTTATGTCACCAACCTCAAGTTCTCGAGGTTGGATTTAGCCAATACGACGACGGATCTTCTGTTGAATGCGAACGTGAAGACGGTTCTTGAGCTGTCTAACAAGAACGACCAACCAACGCTGTATTACAGCCCCATGAAGGCTTCTGTCTCTTCCGAGAACATAAACCTCGGACAGAAGAAGCTTCTTGGATTCACGCAAAGCCCTGGAAACGTTACATACTTGAATATTGCCACGAGGATCAGAAAATCAAAGGTGTATGATGTTGATGTTACGTTGCTGAGGAACAAAGAGAAGAATCATGAAGCTGTGGTTAAAGTGTTGGTGAGTGGGAAACTGGGGTTTGATTGGTTGGGATTTAGGGTTCGTTTACCTGTTGTTATTGCGTGTGAAGATGTGAAGCAGAGTGATGTGATAAATGGACTCAAGCCTATGTGTGATGTTCGAATCTTTTCCCAATGA